From the Pseudomonas sp. SORT22 genome, one window contains:
- the lptA gene encoding lipopolysaccharide transport periplasmic protein LptA, translating to MRLVKTLPFLLSLSAALGSASAWALPNDRDQPIRIQADHAQLDDKKGIATYTGDVIITQGSMMIKGNTVTITRTAGGDIDVVTSVGNLAYFEQQQSAAKPDKMQGYGKTIQYNAPQNRIVLIDRAKVINEGNTTEGEKIVYDTVKQIATAGRGGKVTESRPRIDMVIQPKKKAE from the coding sequence ATGAGGCTCGTTAAAACCCTCCCCTTTTTGCTCAGCCTGAGCGCAGCACTGGGAAGCGCGAGCGCCTGGGCCCTGCCGAACGACCGTGACCAGCCGATCCGCATCCAGGCCGACCACGCTCAACTGGACGACAAAAAAGGCATCGCCACCTACACCGGTGACGTGATCATCACCCAGGGTTCGATGATGATCAAAGGCAACACCGTGACCATCACCCGTACCGCCGGTGGCGACATCGACGTGGTGACCTCGGTGGGCAACCTGGCCTACTTCGAGCAGCAGCAGAGCGCCGCCAAGCCAGACAAGATGCAGGGCTACGGCAAGACCATCCAGTACAATGCGCCGCAAAACCGCATCGTCCTGATCGACCGCGCCAAGGTCATCAACGAAGGCAACACCACCGAGGGCGAGAAAATCGTCTACGACACGGTGAAACAGATCGCTACCGCCGGTCGCGGTGGCAAAGTCACCGAGTCGCGTCCGCGTATCGACATGGTGATCCAGCCGAAGAAGAAGGCCGAGTAA
- the lptB gene encoding LPS export ABC transporter ATP-binding protein: MATLKAQHLAKSYKSRQVVRDVSLSIDSGQIVGLLGPNGAGKTTCFYMIVGLVQADQGRVLIDDLDVSHQPMHGRARAGIGYLPQEASIFRKLSVADNIMAILETRKDLDRDGRRKELESLLQEFHISHIRDNLGMSLSGGERRRVEIARALATAPKFILLDEPFAGVDPISVGDIKQIIHHLKAKGIGVLITDHNVRETLDICETAYIVNDGQLIAEGDAETILANDLVKEVYLGHEFRL, encoded by the coding sequence ATGGCAACCCTCAAAGCCCAGCACCTGGCCAAGAGCTACAAGAGCCGGCAAGTGGTCCGCGACGTCAGCCTGTCGATCGACAGTGGCCAGATCGTCGGCCTGCTCGGCCCTAACGGCGCCGGCAAGACCACCTGCTTCTACATGATCGTCGGCCTGGTCCAGGCCGACCAGGGCCGCGTCCTGATCGACGACCTCGATGTCAGCCACCAGCCCATGCACGGCCGCGCCCGCGCCGGTATCGGCTACCTGCCGCAGGAAGCCTCGATCTTCCGCAAGCTGTCGGTGGCCGACAACATCATGGCGATCCTCGAAACCCGCAAGGACCTGGACCGCGATGGCCGGCGCAAAGAGCTGGAAAGCCTGCTGCAGGAGTTCCACATCAGCCACATCCGCGACAACCTCGGCATGAGCCTCTCCGGTGGTGAACGCCGCCGCGTCGAGATTGCCCGCGCCCTGGCCACCGCGCCCAAGTTCATCCTGCTCGACGAACCCTTTGCCGGTGTCGACCCGATTTCGGTCGGCGACATCAAGCAGATCATCCACCACCTGAAGGCCAAGGGTATTGGCGTTCTGATCACCGACCACAACGTCCGTGAAACCCTGGATATCTGCGAAACCGCTTACATCGTCAACGATGGCCAACTGATCGCCGAAGGCGATGCAGAGACCATCCTGGCCAACGACCTGGTCAAAGAGGTTTACCTCGGCCATGAGTTCCGCCTGTAG
- the mlaE gene encoding lipid asymmetry maintenance ABC transporter permease subunit MlaE gives MRRKSLLERIRRFGRSAIDVLAILGRSFLFLLHSLVGRSGTGGGFQLLVRQLYSVGVLSLAIIVVSGVFIGMVLALQGFSILTKYGSEQAVGQMVALTLLRELGPVVTALLFAGRAGSALTAEIGNMKSTEQLSSLEMIGVDPLKYIVAPRLWAGFISLPLLALIFSVVGIWGGSWVAVDWLGVYEGSFWANMQNSVSFTDDVLNGVIKSLVFAFVVTWIAVFQGYDCEPTSEGISRATTKTVVYASLAVLGLDFILTALMFGDF, from the coding sequence ATGCGCAGAAAATCCTTACTCGAACGTATTCGTCGCTTTGGCCGATCGGCCATCGACGTGCTGGCCATTCTCGGCCGCTCCTTCCTGTTCCTGCTGCATTCGCTGGTCGGGCGCAGCGGCACCGGCGGCGGCTTTCAGTTGCTGGTTCGCCAGCTCTATTCGGTTGGCGTGCTGTCGCTGGCGATCATCGTCGTGTCCGGTGTGTTCATCGGCATGGTCCTGGCCCTGCAGGGCTTCAGCATCCTCACCAAGTACGGTTCGGAGCAGGCGGTGGGGCAGATGGTCGCCCTGACCCTGCTGCGTGAACTGGGCCCGGTGGTTACCGCGCTGCTGTTCGCCGGCCGTGCAGGCTCGGCGCTGACCGCCGAAATCGGCAACATGAAGTCCACCGAGCAGCTGTCCAGCCTGGAAATGATCGGTGTCGATCCGCTCAAGTACATCGTCGCGCCGCGGCTGTGGGCCGGTTTCATCTCGCTGCCGTTGCTGGCTTTGATCTTCAGCGTGGTCGGTATCTGGGGTGGTTCGTGGGTGGCTGTGGACTGGCTGGGTGTTTACGAGGGCTCGTTCTGGGCCAACATGCAGAACAGTGTTTCCTTTACCGACGATGTGCTCAACGGGGTGATCAAAAGCCTGGTGTTTGCCTTCGTCGTGACCTGGATTGCCGTATTCCAGGGTTATGACTGCGAGCCCACTTCAGAAGGGATCAGTCGTGCCACCACCAAGACCGTGGTCTATGCCTCATTGGCAGTCCTGGGTCTGGACTTTATTCTGACCGCCTTGATGTTTGGAGATTTCTGA
- the raiA gene encoding ribosome-associated translation inhibitor RaiA — protein sequence MQVNISGQHVEVTQPLREYVEQKLKRLEGHFDKITNVTVIMKVEKLQQKIEATLFIPGGEVVANAEHQDMYAAIDALTDKLDRQLKKHKEKQQSLLQGAAAR from the coding sequence ATGCAAGTCAATATCAGTGGACAGCATGTAGAAGTTACTCAGCCCCTGCGTGAGTACGTCGAGCAGAAATTGAAACGACTGGAGGGGCATTTCGACAAGATTACCAATGTGACGGTAATCATGAAGGTCGAGAAGCTGCAGCAGAAGATTGAAGCGACGCTGTTCATTCCCGGCGGCGAAGTGGTTGCAAATGCCGAACACCAAGACATGTATGCAGCGATCGATGCCTTGACCGACAAGCTCGACCGCCAACTGAAAAAACACAAGGAAAAACAGCAAAGCCTGCTGCAAGGTGCAGCGGCCCGCTGA
- a CDS encoding HPr family phosphocarrier protein: MPAKEITIINKLGLHARAAAKFVGVAGKFPCQVRVGRNPQSLVDGKSIMAVMMLAAGKGTAIHLHTEGEQDDDALNALIELINNYFDEGE, encoded by the coding sequence ATGCCCGCAAAAGAAATCACCATCATCAACAAGCTGGGGCTGCACGCCCGGGCAGCGGCAAAGTTCGTTGGCGTTGCGGGCAAGTTTCCCTGCCAGGTTCGCGTTGGGCGTAATCCGCAATCCCTGGTTGATGGCAAGAGCATCATGGCGGTCATGATGCTGGCGGCCGGCAAGGGCACCGCCATTCATCTGCACACCGAGGGCGAGCAGGACGATGATGCACTCAACGCCCTGATCGAACTGATCAACAATTACTTCGACGAGGGCGAGTAA
- the rapZ gene encoding RNase adapter RapZ, with protein sequence MRLIIVSGRSGSGKSTALDVLEDNGYYCIDNLPAGLLPQLAESALINTELMQPKVAVSIDARNLPSHLSRFPELLEDARSRHIQCDVLYLDADEETLLKRFSETRRRHPLTNNERSLAEAIEVESELLGPIADLADLKIDTTNLNLYQLRDSIKLRLLNQPEPGTAFLVESFGFKRGMPVDADLVFDVRCLPNPYWKPELRDHSGLEQPVIDYLAAQPDVEDMFQDISSYLLKWLPRFAASNRAYVTIAIGCTGGHHRSVYLTERLGQLLQQSLKNVQVRHRDL encoded by the coding sequence ATGCGCTTGATCATCGTTAGCGGCCGGTCTGGCTCCGGCAAGAGTACCGCCCTCGATGTACTTGAGGACAACGGCTACTACTGCATCGACAACCTGCCTGCTGGCTTGCTGCCGCAACTGGCCGAAAGCGCCCTGATCAACACGGAATTGATGCAGCCCAAGGTGGCCGTTTCGATTGACGCGCGCAACTTGCCCAGCCACTTGTCGCGCTTTCCCGAGCTGCTTGAGGACGCCCGTAGCCGGCACATCCAGTGTGATGTGCTGTACCTGGATGCCGATGAAGAAACATTGCTCAAGCGCTTCTCGGAAACCCGCCGCCGCCACCCGCTGACCAACAACGAACGCTCGCTGGCCGAAGCGATCGAAGTCGAAAGCGAGCTGCTCGGGCCGATTGCCGACCTCGCCGACCTGAAGATCGATACCACCAACCTGAACCTGTATCAGTTGCGTGACTCGATCAAATTGCGCCTGCTCAACCAGCCGGAGCCCGGTACGGCCTTCCTGGTCGAATCCTTCGGTTTCAAACGCGGCATGCCGGTCGATGCCGACCTGGTGTTCGATGTGCGCTGCCTGCCCAACCCTTACTGGAAGCCGGAACTGCGCGACCATTCGGGCCTGGAGCAACCGGTGATCGATTACCTGGCTGCGCAGCCGGATGTCGAGGACATGTTCCAGGACATCTCCAGCTACCTGCTCAAGTGGTTACCGCGCTTTGCCGCCAGCAACCGTGCCTATGTCACCATTGCCATTGGCTGCACGGGTGGCCACCACCGTTCGGTGTACCTGACCGAGCGTCTGGGCCAGTTACTGCAACAATCGTTAAAGAATGTCCAGGTTCGCCACCGCGACCTCTAG
- the mlaD gene encoding outer membrane lipid asymmetry maintenance protein MlaD: MQNRTLEIGVGLFLLAGILALILLALRVSGLSASPSSDTYKLYANFDNIAGLTVRAKVTMAGVTIGKVTAIDLDRDTFTGRVTLQLEKRVDNLPVDSTASILTAGLLGEKYIGISVGGEDAVLKDGATIHDTQSALVLEDLIGKFLLNTVGKEAK; this comes from the coding sequence ATGCAAAACCGCACCCTGGAAATCGGTGTCGGCCTGTTCCTCCTGGCCGGGATCCTGGCGCTGATCCTGCTGGCCCTGCGCGTCAGCGGCCTGTCGGCGAGCCCGAGCAGCGACACATATAAACTTTATGCCAACTTCGACAATATCGCCGGTTTGACGGTCAGAGCTAAAGTGACCATGGCCGGTGTGACCATCGGCAAGGTCACTGCCATCGATCTGGATCGTGACACCTTCACCGGTCGGGTGACGCTGCAGCTGGAAAAACGGGTCGATAACCTGCCTGTCGATTCCACTGCATCTATCCTCACCGCAGGGCTGCTCGGCGAGAAATACATCGGTATCAGCGTGGGCGGAGAAGATGCGGTGCTCAAGGATGGTGCAACCATCCACGACACCCAGTCGGCGCTGGTACTGGAAGACCTGATTGGCAAGTTCCTGCTCAATACCGTTGGCAAAGAAGCTAAATAA
- a CDS encoding BolA family protein, giving the protein MQAVEVKNFLEEKLPGTRVEVEGEGCNFQLNVISDELAALSPVKRQQQIYAHLNPWITDGSIHAVTMKFFSSAAWAERT; this is encoded by the coding sequence ATGCAGGCCGTAGAAGTTAAGAACTTCCTTGAAGAAAAGTTGCCGGGAACCCGGGTCGAAGTTGAAGGCGAAGGCTGCAACTTCCAGTTGAACGTGATCAGCGACGAATTGGCGGCCCTGAGCCCGGTCAAGCGTCAGCAGCAGATCTATGCTCACCTTAACCCGTGGATCACCGATGGCAGCATCCATGCGGTAACCATGAAATTTTTCAGCAGCGCAGCCTGGGCTGAGCGCACCTGA
- the ptsN gene encoding PTS IIA-like nitrogen regulatory protein PtsN → MIRLETILTPGRSLVNVPGGSKKRALEQIANLIGREVPELDTQIVYEALIAREKLGSTGFGNGIAIPHCRLKGCESPVSALLHLDAPIDFDAIDGAPVDLLFVLLVPEAATDAHLELLRQIASMLDSKDVREKLRAATSNEALYQVVLDVQNGH, encoded by the coding sequence ATGATCCGACTTGAAACCATCCTGACCCCCGGCCGTTCCCTTGTGAACGTGCCGGGCGGCAGTAAAAAGCGTGCGCTCGAACAGATCGCCAATCTGATCGGCAGAGAAGTGCCCGAGCTGGACACCCAGATCGTGTACGAAGCCTTGATCGCCCGGGAGAAACTGGGCTCCACCGGCTTCGGCAACGGCATTGCCATTCCCCACTGCCGCCTCAAGGGCTGTGAGTCGCCGGTCAGCGCGCTGCTGCACCTTGACGCCCCTATCGATTTCGACGCCATCGATGGCGCCCCGGTCGACCTGCTGTTCGTACTGCTGGTCCCGGAAGCGGCTACCGATGCGCACCTGGAGCTGCTGCGCCAGATCGCCAGCATGCTCGATAGCAAGGACGTACGCGAAAAACTGCGTGCGGCCACCAGTAACGAAGCCTTGTACCAGGTCGTACTGGACGTACAGAACGGGCATTGA
- a CDS encoding HAD family hydrolase: MTQDLLQRGKAIKLAVFDVDGVLTDGRLYFLEDGSEFKTFNTLDGQGIKMLMNSGVTTAIISGRKTPVVERRAKNLGIPHLYQGREDKLVVLDELLGQLNLSYEQVAYLGDDLPDLPVIRRVGLGMAVANAAAFVREHAHGVTLARGGEGAAREFCELILQAQGNLDAANAHYL, translated from the coding sequence ATGACCCAGGACCTGCTCCAGCGCGGCAAGGCCATCAAACTGGCGGTTTTTGACGTAGACGGCGTGCTCACCGACGGTCGCCTGTACTTCCTCGAAGATGGCAGCGAATTCAAGACCTTCAACACCCTCGACGGCCAGGGCATCAAGATGCTCATGAACTCGGGCGTGACCACGGCGATCATCAGCGGTCGCAAGACCCCGGTGGTCGAGCGCCGGGCAAAGAACCTCGGCATTCCTCACCTGTACCAGGGCCGGGAAGATAAACTGGTGGTATTGGACGAGCTTCTTGGCCAGCTCAACCTAAGCTATGAACAGGTCGCCTATCTGGGCGACGACCTGCCTGACCTGCCGGTAATCCGCCGGGTCGGCCTGGGCATGGCGGTGGCCAATGCTGCCGCGTTCGTCCGCGAGCACGCCCACGGGGTAACCCTGGCACGTGGCGGCGAAGGTGCAGCCCGCGAATTCTGCGAACTGATCCTGCAAGCCCAGGGCAACCTCGACGCGGCCAACGCCCATTACCTGTAG
- a CDS encoding KpsF/GutQ family sugar-phosphate isomerase, translated as MSQSSDLIQSAQRTIRFELEAVEGLLAHIDADFVKACELILASKGRVVVVGMGKSGHIGNKIAATLASTGTPAFFVHPAEASHGDMGMITRDDVILALSNSGSTAEIVTLLPLIKRLGIQLISLTGNPDSPLAKAAEVNLDARVAQEACPLNLAPTSSTTAALVLGDALSIALLEARGFTAEDFAFSHPGGALGRRLLLKVENVMHAGDELPQVQRGTLLKDALLEMSRKGLGMTVVLEADGRLAGIFTDGDLRRSLDRNIDVHKTLIEEVMTAHGKTARAEMLAAEALKIMEDHKISALVVIDKDERPVGALNMHDLLRAGVM; from the coding sequence ATGAGCCAATCCAGCGACCTGATCCAATCCGCGCAGCGCACCATCCGTTTCGAACTCGAGGCGGTTGAGGGCCTGCTGGCCCACATCGACGCCGATTTCGTCAAGGCATGCGAGCTGATCCTGGCCAGCAAGGGCCGGGTGGTGGTGGTCGGCATGGGCAAGTCGGGGCACATCGGCAACAAGATCGCCGCGACCCTGGCCAGCACCGGTACGCCGGCGTTTTTCGTTCACCCGGCCGAAGCCAGCCATGGCGACATGGGCATGATCACCCGCGACGACGTGATCCTGGCCCTGTCCAACTCGGGCTCCACCGCCGAGATCGTCACCCTGCTGCCGCTGATCAAGCGACTGGGTATCCAGCTGATCAGCCTCACCGGCAACCCCGATTCGCCCCTGGCCAAGGCCGCCGAGGTCAACCTCGACGCCCGCGTTGCCCAGGAGGCCTGCCCGCTGAACCTGGCACCGACCTCCTCGACTACCGCCGCGCTGGTGCTGGGCGACGCCCTGTCCATCGCCCTGCTCGAGGCCCGCGGCTTTACCGCTGAAGATTTCGCCTTCTCGCACCCCGGCGGCGCCCTCGGCCGACGCCTGCTGCTGAAAGTCGAGAACGTCATGCACGCCGGCGACGAGCTACCGCAGGTGCAACGCGGCACCCTGCTCAAGGACGCGCTGCTTGAAATGTCTCGCAAGGGCCTGGGCATGACCGTGGTGCTCGAAGCCGACGGACGGTTGGCCGGGATCTTCACCGACGGCGACCTGCGCCGCAGCCTCGATCGCAATATCGACGTGCACAAGACCCTCATCGAAGAAGTCATGACCGCCCACGGCAAGACCGCCCGCGCCGAGATGCTCGCCGCCGAAGCCCTGAAGATCATGGAAGACCACAAGATCAGCGCCCTGGTGGTGATCGACAAGGACGAGCGCCCGGTCGGCGCCCTGAACATGCACGACCTGTTGCGTGCGGGAGTGATGTAA
- a CDS encoding ATP-binding cassette domain-containing protein, with protein MSVDNAYAVELKGVSFKRGSRSIFNNVDIRIPRGKVTGIMGPSGCGKTTLLRLMGAQLRPASGEVWVAGQNLPTLSRSDLFDARKQMGVLFQSGALFTDLDVFENVAFPLRVHTQLSDEMIRDIVLMKLQAVGLRGAIELMPDELSGGMKRRVALARAIALDPQILMYDEPFVGQDPIAMGVLVRLIRLLNDALGITSIVVSHDLAETASIADYIYVVGDGQVLGQGTPQELMGSDNPRIRQFMKGDPDGPVPFHFPAPDYRADLLGKR; from the coding sequence ATGAGCGTTGATAACGCCTACGCGGTCGAATTGAAGGGCGTTTCCTTCAAGCGCGGTTCGCGCAGCATCTTCAATAATGTCGACATACGCATTCCCCGTGGCAAGGTTACCGGCATCATGGGGCCTTCCGGGTGCGGCAAAACCACGCTGCTGCGGCTGATGGGTGCACAACTGCGCCCGGCCAGTGGCGAGGTCTGGGTGGCCGGGCAGAACCTGCCGACCCTGTCGCGCAGTGACCTGTTCGATGCCCGCAAGCAGATGGGCGTGCTGTTCCAGAGTGGCGCGCTGTTCACCGATCTCGATGTGTTCGAGAACGTCGCCTTCCCGTTGCGCGTGCATACCCAGCTGTCTGACGAGATGATTCGCGACATAGTCCTGATGAAACTCCAGGCTGTTGGCCTGCGTGGCGCCATCGAGCTGATGCCCGACGAGCTATCCGGTGGCATGAAACGTCGTGTGGCGCTGGCCCGGGCGATTGCTCTGGATCCGCAAATCCTCATGTACGATGAACCGTTCGTCGGCCAGGACCCGATTGCCATGGGCGTGCTGGTGCGGCTGATCCGCCTGCTCAACGATGCCCTGGGCATCACCAGCATCGTGGTTTCTCACGACCTGGCCGAAACCGCCAGCATCGCCGACTACATCTACGTGGTCGGTGACGGCCAGGTATTGGGGCAGGGCACGCCGCAAGAGCTGATGGGCTCCGACAACCCGCGCATTCGTCAATTCATGAAAGGCGATCCGGATGGCCCGGTGCCCTTTCACTTTCCTGCGCCGGATTACCGCGCCGATCTTCTGGGGAAGCGTTGA
- a CDS encoding RNA polymerase factor sigma-54 → MKPSLVLRMGQQLTMTPQLQQAIRLLQLSTLDLQQEIQEALESNPMLERQEEGDDFDNSDPMADNAESKPVADVQETSFQETAPTVDNLEEGEWNERIPNELPVDTAWEDIYQTSASSLPSNDDDEWDFTTRTSAGESLQSHLLWQLNLAPMSDTDRLIAVTLIDCINNQGYLDETLEEVCESFDPELDIELDEVEAVLHRIQQFEPAGIGARNLSECLLLQLRQLPPRTPWMAEAQRLVSDYIDLLGGRDYSQLMRRMKLKEDELRQVIELVQSLNPRPGSQIESSEAEYVVPDVIVRKDNERWLVELNQEAVPRLRVNPQYAGFVRRADTSADNTFMRNQLQEARWFIKSLQSRNETLMKVATQIVEHQRGFLDHGDEAMKPLVLHDIAEAVGMHESTISRVTTQKYMHTPRGIYELKYFFSSHVSTSEGGECSSTAIRAIIKKLVAAENQKKPLSDSKIAGLLEAQGIQVARRTVAKYRESLGIAPSSERKRLM, encoded by the coding sequence ATGAAACCATCGCTCGTCCTAAGAATGGGCCAGCAACTGACGATGACCCCGCAGTTGCAACAGGCCATACGTCTGCTCCAGCTTTCTACCCTGGACCTCCAGCAGGAAATCCAGGAAGCGCTGGAATCAAACCCGATGCTCGAGCGCCAGGAAGAAGGCGACGACTTCGACAACAGCGACCCGATGGCCGACAACGCCGAGAGCAAACCCGTCGCCGACGTTCAGGAAACCAGCTTCCAGGAGACCGCCCCAACGGTGGACAACCTCGAAGAGGGCGAGTGGAACGAGCGCATCCCCAACGAGTTGCCGGTCGACACCGCCTGGGAAGACATCTACCAGACCAGCGCCAGCAGCCTGCCCAGCAACGACGATGACGAGTGGGACTTCACCACCCGCACTTCGGCTGGCGAAAGCTTGCAGAGCCACCTGCTCTGGCAGCTCAACCTGGCACCGATGTCCGACACCGACCGGCTGATCGCCGTGACCCTGATCGACTGCATCAACAACCAGGGTTATCTCGACGAAACCCTGGAAGAAGTCTGCGAATCCTTCGACCCCGAGCTCGACATCGAGCTGGATGAAGTCGAAGCCGTGCTGCACCGTATCCAGCAATTCGAACCCGCCGGCATCGGCGCGCGCAACCTCAGCGAGTGCCTGTTGCTGCAACTGCGCCAGCTGCCGCCGCGTACCCCGTGGATGGCCGAAGCCCAGCGTCTGGTCAGCGACTACATCGACCTGCTCGGCGGCCGCGACTACAGCCAGCTGATGCGCCGCATGAAGCTCAAGGAAGACGAGCTGCGCCAGGTCATCGAACTGGTACAGAGCCTCAACCCGCGCCCGGGCTCGCAAATCGAGTCCAGCGAAGCCGAATACGTGGTGCCCGACGTGATCGTGCGCAAGGACAACGAGCGCTGGCTGGTCGAACTCAACCAGGAAGCGGTCCCGCGCCTGCGGGTCAACCCGCAGTACGCCGGTTTCGTCCGTCGCGCCGACACCAGCGCCGACAACACCTTCATGCGCAACCAGTTGCAGGAGGCGCGCTGGTTCATCAAGAGCCTGCAAAGCCGCAACGAAACCCTGATGAAGGTCGCCACCCAGATCGTCGAGCACCAGCGCGGCTTCCTCGATCACGGTGACGAGGCGATGAAGCCGCTGGTGCTGCACGACATCGCCGAAGCGGTGGGCATGCACGAGTCGACCATTTCCCGGGTGACCACGCAGAAATACATGCACACGCCGCGCGGAATTTACGAGCTGAAGTACTTTTTCTCCAGCCACGTCAGCACCTCCGAAGGCGGCGAATGCTCGTCCACGGCGATCCGCGCGATCATCAAGAAACTGGTTGCAGCGGAAAATCAGAAAAAGCCATTGAGTGACAGCAAGATCGCTGGTTTACTGGAGGCACAAGGCATCCAGGTAGCACGTCGCACCGTCGCCAAGTACCGCGAGTCCCTCGGCATCGCACCGTCGAGCGAGCGCAAGCGATTGATGTAA
- a CDS encoding STAS domain-containing protein — MSDSVVTMSEPGVLSLAGVLDYRSGPALRKQGKALIAACKAPGLVLDCAHVEKSSSVGLSLLLAFMRDGKAAGKAVEVRAMPQDMREIAEVYDLDEVLAGQ, encoded by the coding sequence ATGAGCGACAGTGTCGTGACCATGAGCGAGCCAGGCGTATTGAGCCTGGCCGGGGTGCTCGACTACCGCAGCGGGCCGGCCTTGCGCAAGCAGGGCAAGGCCCTGATTGCGGCGTGCAAGGCCCCCGGGCTGGTGCTCGATTGCGCGCACGTGGAGAAGTCCAGCAGCGTCGGCCTGTCCCTGCTGCTGGCCTTCATGCGCGACGGCAAGGCGGCCGGCAAGGCCGTCGAGGTTCGCGCCATGCCCCAGGACATGCGGGAAATTGCCGAGGTTTATGACCTTGACGAGGTGCTGGCCGGTCAATGA
- a CDS encoding ABC transporter substrate-binding protein: MISILRRGLLVLLAALPLMASAAALSPKQVIEKTTTQLLADLKANKEQYKANPSAFYDALNANLGPVVDADGISKSIMTVKYSRKATPAQMQRFQENFKRSLMQFYGNALLEYNNQGITVGNEKKDGDDRASVDMSVKGNNGAVYPVSYTLTRLDGEWKVRNVIVNGINIGKLFRDQFADAMNRNGNDLDKTIDGWAGEVAKAKESTEQAAEKQGQ, translated from the coding sequence ATGATTTCTATCCTGCGACGCGGCTTGCTGGTGTTGCTGGCAGCACTGCCGCTGATGGCCAGTGCAGCTGCTCTGTCACCCAAGCAGGTGATCGAGAAGACCACCACCCAGTTGCTGGCTGACCTGAAAGCCAACAAGGAGCAATACAAGGCCAACCCGAGCGCCTTCTACGATGCGCTCAATGCCAACCTGGGGCCGGTCGTCGATGCCGATGGCATCTCGAAAAGCATCATGACCGTCAAGTATTCGCGCAAGGCTACCCCGGCGCAGATGCAGCGCTTCCAGGAAAACTTCAAGCGCAGCCTGATGCAGTTCTACGGCAACGCCCTGCTCGAGTACAACAACCAGGGCATTACCGTCGGCAACGAGAAGAAGGACGGCGACGACCGTGCCAGCGTCGACATGAGCGTCAAGGGCAACAACGGTGCTGTCTATCCGGTGTCCTACACCCTGACCAGGCTCGACGGCGAGTGGAAGGTGCGTAACGTCATCGTCAACGGCATCAACATCGGCAAGCTGTTCCGTGACCAGTTCGCCGACGCCATGAACCGCAACGGCAACGACCTGGACAAGACCATCGACGGCTGGGCGGGCGAAGTGGCCAAGGCCAAGGAAAGCACCGAGCAAGCGGCCGAGAAGCAAGGGCAATGA
- the lptC gene encoding LPS export ABC transporter periplasmic protein LptC yields MFSKKIRNIALFSVIAALLVAVGYWNISPESFLDNKPVAGPDQSAIDYYAVNAHSVQFLPDGKMQYEMTADKVEHLKASEVTLLTKPDLQMYRGTTYPWHVQSERGEVNPDGSEVELIDSVRVARTDEKNRTMIITSSRMTVFPQKQYAQTEQAVRIDGAGGVTTGNGMKAYLKDGRMDLLSNVRGQYEAR; encoded by the coding sequence ATGTTCAGTAAGAAAATCCGCAACATTGCGCTGTTCAGTGTGATCGCCGCCCTGCTGGTGGCGGTCGGCTACTGGAACATCAGCCCCGAGAGCTTCCTCGACAACAAGCCGGTTGCCGGGCCGGACCAGAGCGCCATCGACTATTACGCGGTGAACGCCCACAGCGTGCAGTTTTTGCCTGATGGCAAGATGCAGTACGAGATGACAGCCGACAAGGTCGAGCACCTCAAGGCCAGCGAAGTCACCCTGCTGACCAAGCCCGACCTGCAGATGTACCGCGGCACCACATATCCGTGGCACGTGCAGAGCGAGCGCGGCGAGGTCAACCCCGACGGCAGCGAAGTCGAACTGATCGATTCGGTAAGGGTCGCCCGCACCGACGAAAAGAACCGCACCATGATCATTACCAGCAGCCGCATGACGGTATTCCCGCAGAAGCAATATGCGCAAACCGAGCAAGCCGTTAGAATCGACGGCGCCGGTGGCGTCACTACGGGCAATGGAATGAAAGCGTATTTGAAAGACGGCAGGATGGACCTGCTGTCCAACGTAAGAGGACAGTATGAGGCTCGTTAA